Sequence from the Undibacterium piscinae genome:
TGTGCCTTAAGGCGATACAGTTGTGCCGGACGATGCGCACCCGCCGATTCGAATTGGCCCTCTATGACTTCCAGCATGTCCATTTCGGCGATTTTTCTGCGAAAACTCACCTTGTTAATTAACTCACCCATCAAGATTTCATAGACGCGCTGGAGCTGCGGCAATGTAAACGTCTCTCCAACCAGATAGCACGGTAATGACGAATACTGGCTCTTGCTACGCAAACGCGATACCGCTGTTTCCAAAATTAGGCGATGATCAAATGGCAAAGAGATTGGTCGATCAACACTAAGCAATTTCACATCAGGATGGGCGGCGCGATCAATTACATCGAAGGAAACCAGAGCGTAGTGCGCTATCGATACCGACCATCCACGTGGATCTCGCGCTGGACCGGAAAAAGTAGCCAACTGCTCCAGATAGGGAACGTCGATTCCGGTCTTTTCTGTTAATACGCGTAATGCGGCCGC
This genomic interval carries:
- a CDS encoding NUDIX hydrolase, which encodes MTHVICTVDMVLLTLHEGGLKVALLKRDREPFKGVAALPGGFIHIEEDTDVRAAALRVLTEKTGIDVPYLEQLATFSGPARDPRGWSVSIAHYALVSFDVIDRAAHPDVKLLSVDRPISLPFDHRLILETAVSRLRSKSQYSSLPCYLVGETFTLPQLQRVYEILMGELINKVSFRRKIAEMDMLEVIEGQFESAGAHRPAQLYRLKAHFKQQLQLLERGL